AACGATCTTAATACAACAGCACATTGACGTAAAAATATGATACCCAAAAATAAACCGAAAGAAAAAAGTTGTCCACAAAGATCTCCGCAAGCCCTGGCGATCGACTTCGGAAGTGCACCGGGACCACTTGGAGCATTGGCCCGGATTTGATGACTTTTTCtttgccatttttttttcgtccaTTGCCTATGTTGTATCAAACCCTGCTCTCCCGAATTTGAACCTATTGCCGTCTATCTACttcgtacggagtatggagtatggagtacggagtagatatgTTATCCATATATACCAAATAATACAGAGCACTCCGGCCAGCCCACCTTAGCCCGCCAAGCCCTCTCTTTAAATGCAATATCCCAAGCTCCGGGGTTCCATCCCATCTGGGTTTAGTCTCGAGAACGGACGGAGAATGTATGCGGTACAATACCACTGGTGCTTTATTCCATGCATCAGTTGTTACTGGGTACGGACTGTGTGAATGCTGTGCAGGGaaaccaaaagaaaagaaaaaagaaacccccccctTCAACACCAAAGTTCCTGGAGCCCAGACAGCCTCAGCCGCTTGGCCAGTCCTTGGTTAATCTTTGCCAGCTCACGGATGTGCTCTCGGAACTTCTCCGGTCGGCTCATCAAGcgataaaaaaaattaaccACTTCCCTTTCAAGCCTCCAAATCGTATGTTGTCTTGCTGACATTCGGTCCTTGCAGAATCAACGTACTTTGCAAGTCGTTGTGCCACCCAATTTCGCCTTCTAGGCTTCTTTCCCCCCTTGGTTATAGATGAGCCGACATTTGGGGAACTCGCTCCGAAAGTCAAACGGAACGCGTAACTGTTTGCCGACAAACTTAAGATAAACACCAATCAAATAACAGCCAAGAAACTGTGGAGTTACCAAGTATCTATCATATCCCAATTCGGGAAAGACCGAAATGGTCAATCCTTGGTTGCAGGGGGCCCGTGTTCATGCAGCTTGACGCTTAACCCTAACGAAGACAGTCTCTTCGGTTCGTTCCGGAACCAATCTCCATATACCATGCAGGGGTTCAGTAGTAGCACGTGTAAAGCATTGACCTAATCAAATGCTCCCAATGATACCAGGAACACTGACTTGTTGGCGCCTAAATTGAAGCTAGCCATCGGAACTTGCGGTGTACCACGCTTCCTCCACCGGTTGGCATGTGCAACCTCTTGAtttgatctcctccaattgTGGAGGCTTCAATTGGAACACTTCCACATGGCGACCATCAAGACTATCAAGTACCGCTCCCGTTCTAGTTCATATGCTTTGTTTGCATATCACCGTAGCTCTCGGCCCACAACCGTGTTGATACTCAGCATTCGATCAAATAGGCACGCAGATCGACCCAGCCCGAGGGAAAAGAGTAAAAATTTACCTTGGCGCCCTAAGTGTGGGCTTCCCCCACTTTCAAGGTCTAAACCGGACATTGCTCCCTGTCTGGAATCAACTAGGTGGAAGTCCGCCTCGACTCAGCAATCGCACACAAGCAATTTAACTCAACCAAAAGTTTTAAATAATGTGTCAATTCGTTGTTCTTTGCCCTTGCGTCAACGCCCCACAGCGGGACAACGATCGAGATGAAATACCCGTCAACCGAGCCATTCCGATTTGCTCTGCTTGGCAATTGCCACGGTTGTCAACCCGAGACTCCCGATGTCTTCCGTGTGCTAGTCCCCGGGTGTGTCTCAGATCAAATGGGGGTGAGGGGGTTACGTTGAAGATCTGAGATGTCTCGAGTTATTTACCGAGTCGGTGGTGGATGTTGGGTGGTTTTTTCAATCGGACTCTGACTTGTTTTGGTAGGAAGTTTGGgtatgaatttttttttggctcaaCATTTGATTTTGGGATCGTTAGGCAGAAACAAAATGTAAGGCCATGCAAGTCTCCATATACCAGCGCGGAGCTTGAAGGATCCATGTCCACAATCAATGGATGCAACGCTCAAATATGTGATAAGCACAACATAAGCTGGAGgtacatacggagtactccgtactccgtattggTATCCTAGAACCAACGTGCATGCATTGTCTCACATGCGTTAATCAAAGCTTAGCTATATTGGTGTCTTAGATTCGACAAGTCAGGCTGATAATATTTTTCTTGCGGAAGTCCGTCGGAACTCATCCACATTGGAAAGGTGGTGTGTCCCTGAGCAAGGACGAGTTTTCTGATGACAATCTCTCAAAGGATACCAACACATCTATATCCATATGTTAAATATCAGTCCAACAAACTTCCCCAACCAAACTCACACACACCTCTTTGTAGAATTTACGAGGTACCCTTCTACTCCGATCAAACGTCTACCACCCAGTTTTGCAAACCCCTGACAGTTCACAGACTAAAATCACGTCTTGCCCGGCGGATGAGACTAGTCCGTATGTGTTTCGCTCCCGCGACAAGGGTATAAAGAATTTTCCTGCACTCTAACCTTTCGAGGAAGATTCGGCATTGTCTAGCCAAACTGAATGCAGGACCATACCAGGACCGATTAGAGCTTCTCTCCAACTCTGCCGCAAATTTATTTCCAACAGCTTCTTATAGGTCTGGCTGACATGATTACAACTCCACAAGAAGCCAAAGCACATGCAACAGGACTAAAAAAACCGACGTATCCAGGGCGTTCGGTCACGCTTTCCACCGAACCTTGTGACTACATCCGTAAAGTACATGGAGATAGAAACCTCTCAAAAGTGCCGATCAATGGCCGGACACTGGAGCCGGAGTTAGGCCAGTAGAAGTCATACGTGTGATGCGTATACGATGCGGGCACGGCGGATCAACAAGAAGCTTTTCGTTTCAACTAACGCAGCGACGTAGCCTGCTGGTTGACTGCACAAATAACCTGTCGTAAATCATGATGTTGGTGGCTCTGACAAGTGTGTCGTGGCTGTCGCAGGTGCTTGAATTGCTTGGGTGTGGTGTTGAGAAGCGCCAGAATTCCCTATCGCCAAGGCTTTAGGTGCTGACTTGCAGTCGGTGTTCGCTGCAAAAAGCTGCTTTGTCTCTGCTTGACTACTCCTTGGAGATTCCCGTGCCGAGGAGCCGATAAATAATTTCCGACAGATCTGTACCGATCTTTCGTAGGGGCTAAGACTCATTTTAAGGCCAGAGTGCTGTGTCTTTGTTGGTTTGGATTGAGGTCAGTAAAAATATTAGTTGGGTTGCTGTAGGTAGGCGAGATTATTGTCTCTCGACTTGGCGGTTCATTTGTCGTGTCCCCGCAATAAGCATACCATGAAGATGTGATCAGGCATCAACAAAGGCTAAGAGAGATCATCAGCTCCTCTAGGCAGCAGTAGAACAAGGGATAAGAAGACATATCTGGACGAGATAGGAAAAAAGGCACAATTCCATCTAAATCAGGCGAATTAGTGGCTTCAATTAGATGATATTTGATGATGGAGGATTGAAACAAAAGTTATATATCTCGTGATGTTTATCTAGAACTTCCAGACTTCTCCTGCTTGTGCGCTTCCCATTTCTCCATGATCACGTTGATGATCTTGGATAGCCCTTCCATTTCCTCCGCAACTTCCAACCCCATGCCATGCGGGTCAATACTGCAGCCAACATAGACTGGCATGGAGAACCGTTGAGCCAGGATCTTGGCTATGCGCGCTGTGTATTCAATGCTAGATGGTGATGTGTAGAGTGTTGTTGATATTGTCGACTTGGGTGAAATGCGCTATATAGATGTCAGTCATCTCCTGAAACCGCAAAAAATTCTCAGTGAAAAGGGCAAGGAGATTCCAGTTAATCCAGGGATTTGCGTTTAGCGCGATAAGTCTTCTGGTTAATTGGAGCTTGAGGTTCAGTTGTGTGCAGCAGATCAATTGCAGGCTGAACAGGGGAAAGCCAGTCTAGAGCGATGCAAAACAAGAATGCCATCACTTGTCCATATATTATAGCATGAGAAAAGCGCATAGCCGTTGCTTGAAATCCGATAAGAATTTAAAAGTTGGCGGGTAAGGTACTTACATCAGGCATCGCATAGACGAAACTTCCCATGGGTTTGACAGAGCCGCCCGAATCGCCTGGCGATGAGGTAGCCAGAAATACCATGGTACAATGGCCCAAGAAGTTCAAGTGAAGATGTGCTGTTGTATGAAAAGCTTTGGGCAAGGTAAAGGAGATTTCTTGAGGTTTGCTGCTGGGAGTGGCTGGCTCTACCATTGGAACCGCTGGTGTAGCTTCGGTCGCCATGCTAATTTGGGTTTCAGATCTGGGTTGAGAGGAAGAAAGATTTAGTTACAAAGAAAACGTAGGCGAGAATGGTATTCAGACAAGTTGCTGAAAGTCTGACATTCAACGACGAATTCCCGCTCTGGCACTGTTACGGTAACCCATCACAGCCACGTGAGACCAAATTCCCATTGGCTCCCAGAGCAGTATTGCCGGCAGAATCTCACTTGTCTGCCCTTTAAAACTTTTTTTGCCTCTTTGATCTTTCTTTCCATTAAAACACAATTGATTACCCATTACAGTGTCGAAAAATTAGAGCAGTAGGTTCTTATATCCAGGTAGATTGCCGGTATAAATCCATTCGGTGGTGTGTGATTTCCAAAGAAGGAGGTGGAGAGTAGAGCGGTAAAGCCAATTCACCCAATAAGAATCATTGTTTGTCTTGGGGATGGATCTCCCACTTGTTTCGTCTGCCCCTCCATATACTTTCTTTCTTCGTGTGTTTTCAAAACTGTTGCTTCTTTGTCGCTGCCAATTCTCTCATAGGGCGTGTCACACACTGTAGCATTAAGTAGCACCGTTAGATGTGGCCCTAGTCTGACGTCCTCCGCATGGCATCCGATAATCAAAAGCCCCaggccgaggaggagagCGGTTGGGGAGGGGACTTCGATCCTTTTGCTGATCCAGAAGAGCGTAGAGTGCTATTCGCTGCATTTGACTCGTTCAGGTACGTGGGTAGACAGTTGATAACAAGAGACATCTTTCTGGCCTGTAGCTTCTGCGTCGGAGTGAAACGACCAGTTGCCTACATAGAATCGCAGTGGGGTTGGCTAATATATCCACAGACAGTATCGGCGAACTGCACATATGAATACAACTCATCGCCGAAGGCAAGCCTTCTATGCCTTGCCCTCGGCCCACTGGCAGATGCTTTCGGAGCCTCCATTCTCCATCCTTGATAACTTCAATAAAGTCGACGATGCCATTGACACCAACGCTGAAATCGCCGATGCAATTCTGAAGCTGGGTCTCCAGTCATTTGGTCTTTCTGCGAGTCCCGACACAACCGATCCCACTGAAAATTGGTACGACATCGCAACTTCATCGGACGTCAACAAAGCGCACTCAACGATACGCCAGTTCTATCGTGACTGGAGCCTTGAAGGACGACCCGAGAGAGAAGTCTGCTATGACCCCGTTCTCCGGGCTCTCGATGAGGAGTTCCAGACACGGGGTGATAGCGGAGAGGAACTCCGTGTTCTCGTTCCTGGCGCTGGCCTGGGCCGTTTAGTTTTTGAAATTTGTATGGCAGGCTATCACGCCGAGGGAAACGAGATCTCCTACCACCAACTGCTAGCCAGTAGCTGGGTTCTGAACCACACCGACGGGCCGGCAAAGCACCCCCTTCATCCTTTTGCGTTGCATTTCTCCAATCTTCAATCCCGAGCACAGCAACTCCAGCAAGTCATGATCCCTGACGTGCACCCCGGATTTGCCATGCAGGAGGCTGCCAATGCTGGTCGCCGCTTGGGTGCGATGTCCATGTCCGCGGCGGATTTTACCGTCTTGTATACCCAGCCGAACAACCATGAGACATTTGACGCCGTAGCGACTGTTTTCTTCATTGACACGGCACCAAACCTTATTCGGTACATCGAGACAATCCGACACAGCCTCAAACCAAATGGCCTCTGGATTAACGTGGGTCCGTTGCTATGGCATTTCGATGACGGTCACCCCCGGCGAGGAAGTGGTTCCGAATACGAGGGGGCTGGGATTGGCGAACCGGGTAATGTGGAGTTGTCTGAGGAAGAAGTGCTGAGCCTTATGGAGCGGATGGGATTCCGCCTTGAAAAGCGTGGAGATCGAAAGGCCTGCGGCTACATTCAGGATCCCAACAGCATGCTTCAAAATCTTTATCAGCCCTCCCACTGGGTGGTACGGAAACTGCCAGTTTAATGGGGGCCGGTCGGAAAGCGGACTAACCCCTGTAATTCGGATCCATTAGCTgctgttttttttgttttttttctttttctcttctcacCTTTGGGGGCCAAATCTCGGACAAAGGAGCCTAATCTGAGAATTAGATAGTAGGACTTGGGGTTAAAACTATTTAGATCTTTGTATGCTACCTATGCTCCGTATATATCGAAGTTCATGTCTTCCACGAAGATGTTCCTACCCCGCGGGGAGCTAGGCGCCAAGCGAAATAGTAAAATCGACATGCAATTTGGGGAATTAAAGATCTAAGTTGTCGATGTTGTCTATGTTGAATGGCTCCGTACTTGAAAGAGATCAGATCTCACAGTTACCTCAACTATCTGTATAGAGTAGACCTATTTTCACAGACAATCGGGAATTTAAACCCGGCTTCTTCAATTTTGCATATAAATTTCCCCATACTAATTTTCAGCTACAACATAAAATGTCATGACTTGTGTCATTCTTTCAAGTCTCTTTGATCTCCACAATTTCAAGACCTCAGCCTCACTTTCCCCCTCTTTCATCTTTTCCATCCCTTCCCAGTTTCTTACTCTTTTCCCTGTTTTGTCACACATGGATCTCATGAGTT
The nucleotide sequence above comes from Penicillium digitatum chromosome 1, complete sequence. Encoded proteins:
- a CDS encoding 20S proteasome chaperone domain-containing protein; this encodes MVFLATSSPGDSGGSVKPMGSFVYAMPDRISPKSTISTTLYTSPSSIEYTARIAKILAQRFSMPVYVGCSIDPHGMGLEVAEEMEGLSKIINVIMEKWEAHKQEKSGSSR
- a CDS encoding N2227-like protein — its product is MASDNQKPQAEEESGWGGDFDPFADPEERRVLFAAFDSFRQYRRTAHMNTTHRRRQAFYALPSAHWQMLSEPPFSILDNFNKVDDAIDTNAEIADAILKLGLQSFGLSASPDTTDPTENWYDIATSSDVNKAHSTIRQFYRDWSLEGRPEREVCYDPVLRALDEEFQTRGDSGEELRVLVPGAGLGRLVFEICMAGYHAEGNEISYHQLLASSWVLNHTDGPAKHPLHPFALHFSNLQSRAQQLQQVMIPDVHPGFAMQEAANAGRRLGAMSMSAADFTVLYTQPNNHETFDAVATVFFIDTAPNLIRYIETIRHSLKPNGLWINVGPLLWHFDDGHPRRGSGSEYEGAGIGEPGNVELSEEEVLSLMERMGFRLEKRGDRKACGYIQDPNSMLQNLYQPSHWVVRKLPV